The region aacattttaaaGAGTAGTAATAATGAGTGTTGTATGGGATTAAATAGGGAGGAAAATAAACTCATAAATGccaatataattatacatatatatatatatatatattatttattttgttttaatttgttttttcataatgTTATGTGTAGAATAAACGAACATGGataatagtaaaataaGAGACACACATAGGTTTAAAAGGTTTGTGgaatattttgataaatatatatttaaaagtatacgaatttatttaaatatatgataaagcTTATTTTGTGAGCATATTGTATcgcaatattttttttttacaattagTAAATAGCTAACTAAAATACAGCTTTTATATGACATTGCAATATAAAATAGCAATTTTTAgagtttttttattaacattttattaaaaaaaaaaaaatggtcatgtaaaaaaatatactttttaattGGCACACACCTGTGTGTGGTCATATATAGTCTTAATATTACTAGCTTTctcttaatatatttatggatattttttgtgtgtattatttttttttttatataaaataaaatatttggtcattttaaaaattatttactaATATTAAAAGTTTGTTTTTTTGGAAAACATATCTATATCATTgtctataaaatatataattttgacGTTggttaattttgttttattctattttattttaaattatttgtttggcatgttttgatatatttaatatatttggtcttttttaattttcttatttGGTTGATTTCGCTATGTTTGACCCTAAAAATTGACAATTCAttgacatttttttttaaattttcgaattgttaaaaattgagaatatattattactttatcatttttataaatatacacttatataatattttttaaaaaatgcaaaaattATCCGAGTTTTATACCTACTCTAAGGAAATGTCTACATCcgtttttaatattaaaaaacagGAAGAAATTAAACCCCCAAAAATTGAATTAAGTTGGAgagataaattatatttggaATATGAAAACATAAAAGCCAAGACAGGGGAATATTTAAGTGATAAAAAAGGTTCttgcaaaaataaattcaatGATATAAGTTCGTGtacttattttaaatttgacAATACGGAAGATGCGCATTCTCCATGGTATAAGAAATTATACTATGCagcaaaaaattatttttacaaattgtTAGATTTAAGTAATCTGAATAAAGGATGGAAAAATGAAGGAgatgaaaaagaagatgaaatagacaaaaatgaaaacaaaaaagaagaaaccAATGATACCCAAACAATTGAGAAGAAAATATCTAGAGAATTTGTAAGTTATGAAAATATcgattttaataaaaaaaaacaaacaaactTTGATGATGTAGTATCAAATAAGTATTCCcaaaaagggaaaaaaagaaaagaaaatgatgcACGTTATATTTCAGAAAGAAGTCAATCTGAATTAGTTAAGAGAAGTACATCAATGAATAGTGATTGTAGTATTGTCCAAATGAGAAGTAGTGgtgttatatttaataattcaaatacaaacaatgaaaaagataatatgaataaaacatccgatttaataaatgatgTAAATGAACATCATTTTAGTAATACAAATGAAACagaaaaaatggatattaaaaatagtacTTCAAATGAGGACTCAATAAAATCAGCTAACATTACAAATTCgacaaaatttaatattaaaaatacttGGGAAAGAATAAGTGGATACATTTCATAGATCCATCGAAAGAGTTCAAAAAGTAGTATGTTTTGGAATAGAATTTGTAGAGATATAATTTGtagaattatatttttttcttttttctttgtgAAACTTGCCCATTTATTGTTACTACGTGTAGGCAATTTTGCCTTAAGTCCGTGTAATCcagtttaattttttggatGACACGtttgttttgtttaaacttttattttgttacgATATTTTCcttgtttttgttttttttttccatctATGTTATCATCACTTTGTTttcaaattaaatatttaacgTTTGCAAAAATTCAGTCTTAAAAATGGTAGTACTTATTTTGTTTAGTCTATTTTTAgacataaaaatgtttctAATAGTTCATAGGAAAgttttatatgatattGTATGATAATTTGAtcataattaattaaagaatatttaaaaaaagaaaaaaatatttttgagaaaagtttatttataaataatatatataatacatcaAAAGAATGGACATATGTGATATTTATGGGATCACAACACAATTGTATAATTTGGTTTACgcttataatatatatgtataataaatataaaaaggccataaattaataagcatcatataaaaaaattatattttgtggAATGCtgtcatatatatatacattttggTTTGACGCAATCCAtaatagatataaaaataagaatttaatatttttgcattgtattaatatttttttttttaatatgaaaatattttaatatattaaaaattaaaatttatttaaaatgcacaaaaaatagtaggaaattaaaattattgatataacattatatataaacgtgaatacaaattaaaggagaaaaatatgttttgaaaattaatgtaataatgaaacatatctatatacatataatttcCAGTGTTTGTCAAATCGGTTGATTggattcctttttttttttttttttttggtgaTCCCTCtatatatctattttattactacattattattgtgtatttgaaaaaattgatGCTAtagaaagaaataaatcaaCAATGTCCATATATAAGGATAAGGtagcaaatatataatcatcAACTGTAAATTCGAATCTTTTATGTTTTCCTCCAATAATTAGTTGTGTGTCAACAATAATTGATACAGATAATACAAGGGCATTAAAACCAGCAAAGactaaattaaatattttgtttctaataaaaatacctATAATTcccaaaaataataatattaagaATGCTATAAAAACGTATACATACCATCCTGTAAAATCCCATTTTGTTTGAAATGCAAATATAGTAAGCCCTATAACTACAACCGATGTTGTTCCTAGCGAATAGAAAAATACTTCTGAATTTATGATAGCGCTAGTTAATGCAACAATTATTGTTATTCCTGTCGTTATTgctaataatacaaaatagtTTTGTGGATATTTTCTTGCTATATTTGGAAAACATATTAATGAAAGCATTATTGGAATACTGAATGCTATTCCTAATACGAGAAATAATACATGATTGGCTATTAAAAACGTGTTGAAGggtttatataaaacagCTAAGGTTGAAACTCCAAAAGTTATAAGAAGTtgtaatgataatattgaaTATACTTTTCTAATAAATCCATGTCTTATTTTTGTTGATGTATATTCGTTAAGAGAATGTTCATCATATAATCCGCCATTAGGTGGGGTAGCTTGAGTTTTCGAATTATAATAGTCTTTGCTTCCTTGTTCTTTTCCATTGTTATAGCCATAGCCCCCGCTATTATATACAGCTCCATAAGTTGAGCCAGCATTATTTCCGTTTGAatcatacattttttacagCTTGTGATGGATATAGTTCAGaatgttatattattcgtgtgtgtatatatatatattcccaAACtgtacaataaaaaatagtgttTTATTcctacaaaataaattaaaaaatacaatgagttttgatatttattaatttaaatgcttatgatttgtttttaaaacgatatatacatataatgcTAATAACGTGCACACGTTTGTTgctcttatatatatccacagttttataatttgaatgcgtaattttttacaaacaaTTTGATTATAacttgttaaaaaaaatagctataTGTAagttttctcttttttaatatgtatataaattttgtttatgtATTGTACCTTTGTAAATAATAGTTTGGTCTGGTATTATTGGgttgttttgttttattttactgattatatttttatttttgaattgtcaataatttttattttatatattttatagcttttttttatgaaaaaattatgaatgttcataaaaaaataaaataataaaaaaaaataaaaaaaataatataataacaaaaaataaaatatatatatatattttgctGTTAAATGggataataaattaatataagtTTGTTTGTagaattaatataataaaaattaaaaaaaaaacaaggaaaatgaaaatagtaaataaaatgaaaaaaaagaaaaaagggaaatttatactttttatatgacGTATTAAAAATGGCCTTCTAGGGAATCgttaatttattatgagtatactttattttgtttatatataatagtaaaatttgcgcataataatattatatataattccatttatattatatatataatatattttatttatcttttgcaccatatatgcttatttatatgtatatacaaatatatttcttcttataaaaaaataaagagtTTTTGActcattgtttttttagtaatacattaacatttttatattgatttattttgtttttccgATTTTTACTTTCCATTCgatgtatttataatgatttaatttattacacAATTTGTATAAGAAAATAtggtattatataaaaattaataattactACATACacaatttattattcatacaaataaatgtaggttaaataattatgtaaatccataagaaatatatatatataatgatatataaatttgttaaatttacaaataaaaattgaaattatctgtttttcaatttttaataactgTTTTTATAGATATACCCACATTTATgtgcatatacatatttgcacattatatgcatttatgAAAGTTATATATcgatttaattttaaaaagaagAGAAAATCAACAAAATAGCCattaaacataataaagaaaagaGTTAATTGTGTTAACTCTTAAAGTAAAacattcttttttaaaattgaatttattttacgagagcgatattttataagctttcaaaaaattcatcgaaatttgtatatacatagtattaaaatatagctgtgcaatttataaataaaacaaaagaaaatgatagaATGTGAAACTATAATGGAAGGGATgtggaaaaaaaaggatataaaaaaaataaagttcaTATAATGTCTACATTCGATTAAAAATGCTATCTTTATATGTCTATATAATAGTAAAGGTGAAGATATATGAAATTGCTTACATTTTATAACTACAACAATAGtagaattaataaaaattacgATCACATACCTTTGAAAAGTTAGCAATATTGTCAAAATTTGAtttcaattatttaatagcactaaatttcatatatgataattttctcctattataaatatatatgcatatacaatGTTAACTCTAAGCTATTTACATATTCtatgaaaaacaaaaggaAATATTGTAGGTATAGAGAAATaggaataaaattataaattcacttttttttggaaGTCTCTTTAAGCTAGTACAAAGCTTTGTGGGGTTCCTTTGAAAATTGTATACgctcatatatatgtgtatatgtatttatagaGCTGAAACAAATGTGATATTGCATTTGCAGTTTTTGGTGTGGTAATTCtcaaagaaataatataattttagatGGCTTTTTCATGAATGAAACATATTGATTagtaattttataatatgtctagtttttatttataattttatttctttttggATATTATGCtaaaattttgtaataaGTTTAATTGAGATATTTTctaaatgatatatttttttaaattataaatagaatatgagatatatttgttttttcccgaattattatttgaataagCAATTGcttaatttatatgcatttttttaaaatattattctaATACtcaattatattatgaacAAGTCATAAATTTTTGGCATTATTGTAAAGAAATtggaattaaaaaaaaaaaaatattaaaagggaaaaaagtgaaatacCTAAAAATTGTCACACATTATTTAGTAAAACTATGTAattatctatatta is a window of Plasmodium vinckei vinckei genome assembly, chromosome: PVVCY_14 DNA encoding:
- a CDS encoding bax inhibitor 1, putative, producing MYDSNGNNAGSTYGAVYNSGGYGYNNGKEQGSKDYYNSKTQATPPNGGLYDEHSLNEYTSTKIRHGFIRKVYSILSLQLLITFGVSTLAVLYKPFNTFLIANHVLFLVLGIAFSIPIMLSLICFPNIARKYPQNYFVLLAITTGITIIVALTSAIINSEVFFYSLGTTSVVVIGLTIFAFQTKWDFTGWYVYVFIAFLILLFLGIIGIFIRNKIFNLVFAGFNALVLSVSIIVDTQLIIGGKHKRFEFTVDDYIFATLSLYMDIVDLFLSIASIFSNTQ